In bacterium YEK0313, one genomic interval encodes:
- a CDS encoding NADH dehydrogenase-like protein, with protein MTRPRVVIVGGGFGGLAAAKALRKAPVDITLIDRRNHHLFQPLLYQVATAALSPGQIAQPIRSILRRQANATVLLDEVVGVDRARKHVIGRRAGEIPYDTLILATGATHAYFGHDEWAETAPGLKTLDDATAIRRRILEAFEQAELATDPAERESFLTFAVIGAGPTGVEMAGAIAELARHTLADDFRNIDPTSARVVLIEAGPRVLPAMPETLSAAAKAGLERLGVNVRLNLAVTGCFPDRVEAGATTLACRTIVWAAGVRASPVGVWLGGDVALDRAGRVEVSADLSLAGYPEIFVVGDAAHVVGPDGKQVPGIAPGAKQQGAYVAALIRARLEGRTLPAFRYVDRGNLATIGRGEAVVDLGWFRFKGFFAWVFWGLVHIFFLIDFHNRISVMFDWIWSYVSFGRNVRLITAGAGAPEPKQPPPAGEI; from the coding sequence ATGACGCGACCGCGTGTGGTCATCGTTGGCGGCGGTTTCGGCGGCCTGGCCGCCGCGAAGGCGCTGCGCAAGGCGCCGGTCGACATCACGCTGATCGACCGGCGCAATCACCACCTGTTCCAGCCCTTGCTCTATCAGGTGGCGACGGCCGCTCTCTCGCCCGGCCAGATCGCCCAGCCCATCCGCTCGATCCTCAGGCGCCAGGCCAATGCCACGGTGCTGCTCGACGAGGTGGTGGGCGTCGATCGGGCCCGCAAACATGTCATCGGCCGCCGCGCCGGCGAAATTCCCTACGACACGCTGATCCTCGCGACCGGCGCGACCCATGCCTATTTCGGCCACGACGAATGGGCCGAGACCGCGCCGGGGCTGAAGACGCTGGATGACGCGACGGCCATTCGCCGGCGCATCCTGGAGGCCTTCGAACAGGCCGAGCTTGCCACCGATCCGGCCGAGCGGGAGAGCTTCCTGACCTTCGCCGTGATCGGCGCCGGCCCGACCGGCGTCGAGATGGCCGGCGCCATTGCCGAGCTTGCCCGCCACACCCTGGCTGACGATTTCCGCAATATCGACCCGACCTCCGCGCGGGTCGTGCTGATCGAGGCCGGCCCGCGCGTGCTGCCGGCCATGCCGGAGACCCTGTCGGCGGCGGCCAAGGCCGGCCTCGAGCGGCTCGGCGTCAACGTCAGGCTCAACCTGGCCGTGACGGGCTGCTTTCCCGATCGTGTCGAAGCCGGTGCGACGACGCTGGCCTGCCGCACCATCGTCTGGGCCGCCGGCGTGCGGGCGTCGCCGGTCGGTGTCTGGCTCGGCGGCGACGTCGCGCTCGACCGGGCCGGGCGGGTCGAAGTGAGCGCCGACCTGTCGCTCGCGGGCTATCCGGAAATCTTCGTCGTCGGCGATGCAGCTCACGTCGTCGGCCCTGACGGCAAGCAGGTGCCGGGCATAGCCCCCGGCGCCAAGCAGCAGGGCGCCTATGTCGCGGCGCTGATCCGGGCTCGGCTGGAAGGGCGGACCTTGCCGGCCTTCCGTTATGTCGACCGGGGCAATCTCGCCACCATCGGCCGCGGCGAAGCAGTGGTCGATCTCGGCTGGTTCCGCTTCAAGGGCTTCTTCGCCTGGGTCTTCTGGGGCCTCGTCCACATCTTCTTCCTGATCGACTTCCACAACCGGATCTCGGTGATGTTCGACTGGATCTGGTCCTATGTCAGCTTTGGCCGCAATGTCCGTCTGATCACGGCGGGGGCGGGCGCACCCGAGCCGAAACAGCCGCCGCCGGCGGGGGAGATCTAA